One genomic segment of Paenibacillus sp. FSL H8-0332 includes these proteins:
- a CDS encoding carbohydrate ABC transporter permease has protein sequence MKAIAGGTAAPHKARIDIWETLIRLVIIIISLFCLLPFIHVVSKSLSSDSYVIANKVFMWPQGFTIEAYKKIFADASILRSLYISVIVTVLFTILGMILTICAAYPLSRTQFKGRRVITFIFLFTMYFSGGIIPDYMNINNLGLMDTIWSLVLPLSFSAFNLLIMKTSLTSGIPVSLEESARIDGAGHFRILFSIVLPLSKPIMATLALFYAVGRWNAYQDALFYIKHETSLRPLQLKLYYLVIQASESFQLEASQVQLSNPEVLKASVVVFATLPILCVYPFVQKYFVQGVMLGAVKE, from the coding sequence ATGAAAGCAATAGCCGGAGGCACTGCCGCACCCCATAAAGCACGTATCGATATTTGGGAAACGCTGATCCGTCTCGTCATTATTATCATCTCGTTATTCTGCCTGCTGCCGTTCATTCATGTTGTGTCGAAATCGCTGAGCTCTGACTCCTACGTCATTGCCAATAAAGTCTTTATGTGGCCGCAGGGCTTCACCATTGAAGCGTATAAAAAAATCTTCGCGGATGCCAGCATCCTCCGTTCCCTGTACATCTCGGTCATCGTGACTGTGCTGTTCACCATTCTGGGTATGATCCTGACCATCTGCGCCGCCTATCCGCTGTCCAGGACCCAGTTCAAGGGCCGCAGGGTGATCACCTTCATCTTCCTGTTCACCATGTATTTCAGCGGGGGCATTATCCCCGACTATATGAACATCAATAATCTGGGGCTGATGGATACCATCTGGTCACTGGTGCTGCCGCTCTCCTTCAGTGCCTTCAATCTGCTGATTATGAAAACCTCGCTGACCAGCGGGATTCCCGTCAGTCTGGAGGAATCTGCGCGGATCGACGGTGCCGGACATTTCCGGATTCTGTTCAGCATTGTGCTGCCTTTATCCAAGCCGATTATGGCGACACTCGCCCTCTTCTATGCGGTGGGACGCTGGAATGCTTATCAGGACGCATTGTTCTACATCAAGCATGAGACCTCGCTCCGGCCGCTTCAGCTCAAGCTGTATTATCTGGTCATTCAGGCAAGTGAAAGCTTCCAGCTGGAGGCCAGCCAGGTGCAGCTCAGCAATCCCGAAGTCCTGAAGGCGTCAGTCGTTGTATTCGCTACCTTGCCTATTCTCTGTGTGTATCCGTTCGTCCAGAAATACTTCGTTCAAGGTGTTATGCTTGGAGCCGTCAAGGAGTAA
- a CDS encoding ABC transporter permease subunit — MLKAASASQKNHSPLLRRKQGFGYYLQRDWQLYLLVMLPLAFVIVFKYLPMTGLVIAFKDYKIARGFWGSEWAGLQVFQDLFAKPDFIRAVRNTLLLNVLDLCFSFTMPIVLALLLNEIKSVRFKRINQTVLYLPHFLSWVIIGAIAYQLLSEGGGAVNNLIELMGGTRIPFLQQDTNWLISYLVIGVWQSMGWGTIIYLAAMSGINPEMYEAATVDGAGRWKKVWNITLPSIRATIVTLLIMALGKVMDGSFERIYALQNKATTEYTTTIPVLVYRWGIESGNFSRATAIGLFQSVIGIILVISADRVAKKLGEDGIL; from the coding sequence ATGTTGAAAGCTGCAAGCGCTTCACAAAAAAATCACAGTCCTTTATTAAGAAGAAAACAGGGGTTCGGCTATTATTTACAGCGGGATTGGCAGCTCTATCTGCTGGTGATGCTTCCACTGGCTTTTGTCATCGTATTCAAATATTTGCCGATGACCGGACTTGTAATCGCCTTCAAGGATTATAAGATTGCCAGAGGCTTCTGGGGCAGTGAATGGGCCGGATTGCAGGTCTTCCAGGACCTGTTCGCCAAGCCTGATTTCATCCGGGCCGTCCGCAACACCCTGCTGCTGAACGTGCTTGACCTGTGCTTCAGCTTCACGATGCCGATTGTGCTGGCTCTGCTGCTGAACGAGATCAAGAGCGTACGGTTCAAAAGAATCAATCAGACGGTGCTCTATTTGCCCCACTTCCTGTCCTGGGTCATTATCGGAGCCATCGCCTATCAGCTCCTCAGTGAGGGGGGCGGCGCGGTCAACAACCTCATAGAACTGATGGGAGGCACCCGGATTCCATTCCTGCAGCAGGATACGAATTGGCTGATCAGCTATCTCGTGATCGGGGTCTGGCAGAGCATGGGCTGGGGCACGATTATCTACCTGGCGGCGATGAGCGGGATCAACCCCGAGATGTATGAAGCTGCTACGGTAGACGGGGCAGGCCGCTGGAAAAAGGTGTGGAATATCACTCTTCCATCGATCCGGGCAACAATTGTGACGCTCTTGATTATGGCGCTGGGCAAAGTAATGGACGGCTCCTTCGAGCGTATCTATGCGCTGCAAAATAAAGCGACCACGGAGTACACCACTACCATACCCGTCCTGGTGTACCGCTGGGGGATCGAGAGCGGCAATTTCAGCCGGGCGACCGCCATCGGATTATTCCAGTCCGTCATCGGAATTATTCTGGTCATTTCCGCGGACCGCGTAGCCAAGAAGCTTGGCGAGGATGGGATTTTGTAG
- a CDS encoding IS3 family transposase, with translation MQRAGTSTEGAGARTRRADRGDGNPKKSRAHLQQSKELRFQFIEDHRSEFRVEKMCNVFQVSRSGYYKWRTAKPSPQASRKALLLKRIAYHFHDSKGRYGSPKIKVLLEREGHQVSERTVGKYMKERGLRSCVAKRFRVCTTDSNHPLPIAPNLLNQQFHTEKPNQTWVADITYIPCREGRMYLASVLDLCTREIVGWRLSDRMTTDLVQGALDAAYKAKRPGKGLIHHSDRGSQYASEDYRERLKTYQMTASMSRKGNCYDNACIESFHSLLKKELVYWNRFKTKQQAYDAIFQYIEFFYNRKRIHGALGYVSPVQFAATFKRKTM, from the coding sequence ATACAGAGAGCTGGAACGTCAACTGAAGGAGCGGGAGCACGAACTCGCAGAGCTGACAGAGGAGATGGCAATCCTAAAAAAAGCCGTGCACATCTTCAGCAATCCAAAGAACTGAGATTTCAGTTTATTGAAGATCATCGCTCCGAGTTCCGCGTGGAGAAGATGTGCAATGTCTTTCAGGTGTCCCGGAGCGGGTACTACAAATGGAGAACAGCAAAGCCCAGCCCTCAAGCCAGCCGCAAAGCCTTGTTGCTGAAGCGGATTGCCTATCATTTTCATGACTCTAAGGGTCGCTATGGCAGCCCCAAAATCAAGGTTCTCTTAGAGCGTGAAGGGCACCAGGTCAGTGAACGCACGGTAGGCAAGTACATGAAAGAACGGGGTCTGCGCTCTTGTGTCGCAAAGAGATTTCGCGTATGCACCACCGACTCCAACCATCCGTTACCCATTGCCCCCAACCTGTTAAACCAGCAATTTCACACGGAAAAGCCGAACCAGACGTGGGTGGCGGATATCACCTACATTCCCTGCCGGGAAGGACGAATGTACTTGGCGAGTGTGCTGGACCTGTGTACCCGGGAGATTGTCGGCTGGCGGCTTAGCGACCGGATGACCACTGACCTCGTACAAGGCGCTCTGGACGCTGCCTACAAGGCCAAACGCCCCGGGAAGGGCTTAATTCACCATTCGGATCGAGGCTCCCAGTACGCCTCTGAAGACTACCGGGAACGCCTAAAGACGTACCAGATGACCGCAAGCATGAGCCGCAAAGGGAACTGTTATGATAACGCCTGTATCGAATCTTTTCACAGCCTCTTAAAAAAAGAGTTGGTGTACTGGAATCGATTTAAAACGAAGCAACAGGCGTATGATGCCATTTTCCAGTACATTGAATTTTTCTACAACCGCAAACGAATCCATGGGGCGCTCGGTTACGTTTCTCCGGTTCAGTTTGCAGCCACATTTAAGCGAAAAACGATGTAG
- a CDS encoding transposase, producing MSGTRRSYNEEYKRQTVKYIQEQTKTVAELALELDVPAKTLHKWLGQYRQFENEPIVTPDKYRELERQLKEREHELAELTEEMAILKKAVHIFSNPKN from the coding sequence ATGAGTGGAACACGGAGAAGCTACAATGAAGAATACAAAAGACAGACCGTCAAGTACATCCAGGAGCAGACGAAAACGGTGGCGGAACTGGCCCTGGAACTGGATGTCCCCGCCAAAACGTTGCATAAATGGCTAGGACAGTACCGGCAGTTTGAGAATGAGCCCATCGTTACTCCAGACAAATACAGAGAGCTGGAACGTCAACTGAAGGAGCGGGAGCACGAACTCGCAGAGCTGACAGAGGAGATGGCAATCCTAAAAAAAGCCGTGCACATCTTCAGCAATCCAAAGAACTGA
- a CDS encoding AraC family transcriptional regulator, whose product MKKTPMILQLALILFCIMAIPTAVLTWYSGSQIIQNSEAAIGESTLAGLNANRRLNENALANLAQDTSRLAATNIFDRIRSFETYDEINANYNNVSLALSVTKELLNLNRRVDGVYSSFFVLEDSDYVFSTDSSITTLARYEPIGWITEALKGRRGISGVWVPRKLASGENVVSYVYPLNRLSTTTRGVIVVNMKESQIGKYLHATEVGDSNYLLLDAAGTVISFNDRSMLLSDSRKLPFLQEILNQEASEGYTFRKLEGKRTVYAWSRSSLSGWWNVSWSSMDELMTKSREMQGNIILLTGAIIVLGTLLAIFLATWLSRPLRQLVQTIRSKIDVGVVNKNELAFLDLAFKRMQEEEESLFQLLQEREQDTRSLAVHRLLRGEIPARITEVFPHACYIVVVVSIDQYRRYVGHTNVETRSYHRYLLSAKYESLFPDAIVARSVYHNEGCTVIVLNFAPEEREAHSTLIHQALEEIRDQSLELLEHSVTIGVSGRTDAPERVALRLFEAMEVIKRRMIKGAGSIMYWHDEEDNSRKYVDSESSERRILNFLDAGDLAGIFKELQSIRSQISAEDNISYDNIMFIYYQLMGATIKHLRENHLGTGRMIMGRGNVYSILAAMDTLDELEEYLYDFYCEIVQCLDRSTHETNYAQRIMEYLKQHYREEIVFEDMAKQIGISYSYMRKIVYEQTGSSMIDFVNQLRIEKAKELLLDSGLTIKQIAAEVGYANVQSFNRFFRKYEGMPPSGYKSAKSKSS is encoded by the coding sequence ATGAAAAAAACACCGATGATCCTGCAGCTGGCGTTGATTTTATTCTGCATTATGGCTATTCCTACAGCCGTCCTGACCTGGTATAGCGGGTCACAGATTATACAGAACTCTGAAGCAGCTATCGGGGAATCCACGCTGGCCGGGCTTAATGCCAACCGCAGGCTGAACGAGAACGCGCTTGCTAATCTGGCCCAGGATACGTCGCGTCTGGCGGCGACGAATATTTTTGACCGCATCCGCAGCTTCGAGACCTACGATGAGATTAACGCCAACTATAACAATGTAAGTCTGGCGCTGTCCGTGACTAAGGAGCTGCTGAACCTGAACCGCCGGGTGGACGGTGTGTATTCTTCATTCTTTGTCCTGGAGGATTCGGATTATGTCTTCTCTACCGACAGTAGCATCACGACGCTTGCCCGCTATGAGCCTATCGGATGGATTACTGAAGCGCTTAAGGGGCGCCGGGGGATTAGCGGGGTGTGGGTGCCACGTAAGCTTGCGTCGGGCGAGAACGTTGTATCTTATGTGTATCCCCTCAACCGCCTGTCCACCACCACCCGGGGAGTGATTGTCGTCAACATGAAGGAGAGCCAGATCGGCAAATATCTGCATGCTACCGAGGTGGGCGACAGCAACTACCTGCTGCTGGACGCTGCGGGTACGGTGATCTCCTTCAATGATCGGTCCATGCTGCTCTCCGACAGCCGTAAGCTGCCGTTCTTACAGGAGATTCTGAATCAGGAAGCCAGTGAAGGCTACACCTTCCGCAAGCTGGAGGGCAAACGGACGGTGTATGCCTGGAGCCGCTCCTCCTTGTCGGGGTGGTGGAATGTAAGCTGGAGCTCCATGGATGAGCTGATGACCAAATCCAGAGAGATGCAGGGGAATATTATTCTGCTGACCGGGGCGATCATTGTACTGGGGACGCTGCTGGCCATCTTCCTTGCCACCTGGCTATCCAGGCCCCTGAGGCAGCTGGTGCAGACGATCCGCTCGAAGATTGATGTGGGCGTAGTGAACAAGAATGAGCTGGCCTTCCTGGATCTGGCTTTTAAACGGATGCAGGAGGAGGAAGAGAGTCTGTTTCAGCTATTGCAGGAGCGTGAACAGGATACCCGCAGTTTGGCCGTACACCGTCTGCTGCGCGGTGAGATTCCGGCGCGGATCACGGAGGTTTTTCCGCATGCCTGCTACATAGTGGTGGTGGTCTCCATCGACCAGTATAGAAGATACGTGGGCCATACCAATGTCGAGACGCGCAGCTATCACCGGTATTTGCTGAGTGCGAAGTATGAGAGCTTGTTCCCGGATGCAATTGTCGCCCGCAGCGTCTACCATAATGAAGGCTGTACAGTGATTGTATTGAACTTTGCCCCGGAGGAGAGGGAGGCACACAGCACACTGATTCACCAGGCGTTGGAGGAGATCCGCGACCAGTCCCTTGAGCTGCTGGAGCATTCGGTCACGATTGGGGTGAGTGGGCGGACGGATGCTCCCGAGCGGGTGGCGCTGCGGCTCTTTGAAGCGATGGAAGTGATCAAGCGCCGGATGATCAAGGGAGCCGGAAGCATTATGTACTGGCATGACGAGGAGGATAACAGCCGCAAGTATGTTGACTCTGAGAGCAGCGAGCGGCGAATCCTGAATTTCCTGGATGCCGGCGACCTGGCGGGAATTTTCAAGGAGCTGCAGAGTATCCGCAGCCAGATCTCGGCAGAGGACAATATCTCCTACGATAACATTATGTTCATCTATTATCAGCTGATGGGCGCGACGATCAAGCATCTACGCGAGAATCACCTTGGGACTGGACGGATGATTATGGGCCGGGGCAACGTGTATTCGATTCTCGCCGCGATGGATACGCTGGATGAGCTGGAGGAGTACCTGTATGATTTTTACTGTGAGATTGTACAGTGCCTGGACCGCAGTACTCATGAGACCAATTATGCGCAGCGGATCATGGAGTACCTGAAGCAGCATTACCGGGAAGAGATTGTCTTCGAGGACATGGCCAAGCAGATAGGCATCAGCTACTCCTATATGCGCAAGATTGTCTATGAGCAAACCGGAAGCAGCATGATTGATTTCGTGAATCAATTGCGGATCGAGAAGGCCAAGGAGCTGCTGCTGGATTCGGGGCTGACGATCAAGCAGATTGCCGCAGAGGTCGGTTACGCCAATGTGCAGAGCTTCAACCGCTTTTTCCGCAAGTATGAAGGCATGCCGCCAAGCGGCTACAAGTCGGCGAAGAGTAAGAGTTCTTAG
- a CDS encoding TrkA family potassium uptake protein, whose translation MKPQQFVVIGLGRFGSSLALELMSMGYEVLGIDHQEERVEEMTGRLTHAVMADATDEGIMRSLGVRNFDCGIVAIGDNMERSILAAILLKELGVKQVVGKAISILHGRALSKLGVDRVIFPERDMGIRVAHQLVTPNLLDYIEISKDYKVVELTVPACMNGKSLSELNTRAKYGCSIIALNREDGIIVAPTAHDHVHQGDIMVVIGSNHSIEEFEDEAVNAE comes from the coding sequence ATGAAACCACAGCAGTTTGTTGTAATCGGCCTGGGCCGCTTCGGCTCAAGTCTGGCGCTGGAGCTGATGTCTATGGGCTACGAGGTGCTTGGCATTGACCACCAGGAGGAGCGGGTGGAGGAGATGACCGGACGGCTGACGCATGCCGTCATGGCGGATGCTACGGATGAAGGGATTATGCGTTCGCTCGGGGTGCGTAACTTCGACTGCGGCATTGTGGCGATCGGCGATAATATGGAGCGGAGTATTCTGGCCGCAATTCTGCTCAAGGAGCTGGGCGTCAAGCAGGTGGTCGGCAAAGCCATTTCCATTCTGCATGGCCGTGCGCTGTCGAAGCTGGGGGTGGACCGGGTGATTTTCCCGGAGCGGGATATGGGTATCCGCGTGGCTCACCAGCTGGTGACGCCGAATCTGCTTGATTATATCGAGATCTCCAAGGATTACAAGGTCGTTGAGCTGACGGTGCCTGCCTGCATGAACGGTAAAAGCCTCTCCGAGCTGAATACCCGCGCCAAATACGGCTGCAGCATCATTGCCCTGAACCGCGAGGACGGCATCATCGTTGCCCCGACCGCGCATGATCATGTGCATCAGGGGGATATCATGGTGGTAATCGGCTCCAATCACAGTATCGAGGAATTCGAGGATGAAGCGGTGAATGCGGAGTAA
- a CDS encoding TrkH family potassium uptake protein, translating to MRSLASPSSKITGFRFLKLAPPQILVLSFAAVILIGTLLLMLPVSSVPGQPLRFLDALFTATSAACVTGLAVVDTGTHLTGFGQAVILVLIQIGGLGFMTMATLFALVFRRRISLRDRLILQEAMNQSSMEGIVRLIRKVLLYSLVIEAAGALLLSIRWAVDMPFGRAVYYGVFHAVSMFNNAGFDLFGGHDHSFISYVGDPVINLVVMFLIISGGIGFIVISDLADFRRTRRLSLHSKVVLSMTAGLIVTGMVVIFIFEFTNSRTLGPLNLGSKLWASLFQSVAPRTAGANTLDITGLRQATQFFIVILMFIGASPGSTGGGIKTTTFTLMIGAVISMLRGREDIVLFHYRLAQERVFKALTITLLALLLIVTVSMMLSTTEGLPYLMILFETISAFANVGLSLGLTPELTQVGKILICLTMFAGRLGLLTLAYALGPRQGKLLYKYPEGKMIIG from the coding sequence ATGAGAAGTTTGGCGTCACCGTCTTCCAAGATCACCGGCTTCCGATTCCTGAAGCTGGCTCCTCCGCAAATCCTGGTGCTGAGCTTCGCTGCGGTCATCCTCATCGGCACGTTGCTGCTTATGCTTCCGGTATCCAGCGTACCCGGCCAGCCGCTCCGCTTCCTGGACGCGCTGTTCACGGCCACCTCCGCCGCCTGTGTGACCGGACTGGCTGTGGTGGATACCGGGACCCATCTTACGGGCTTTGGACAAGCGGTCATTCTGGTGCTGATCCAGATCGGCGGGCTCGGGTTCATGACGATGGCTACGCTGTTTGCGCTGGTGTTCAGGCGCAGAATCTCACTGCGTGACCGGCTGATTCTTCAGGAAGCCATGAATCAGAGCTCGATGGAAGGGATTGTGCGGCTGATCCGCAAGGTGCTGCTCTATTCCCTGGTCATTGAAGCTGCGGGAGCGCTTCTCCTGTCCATCCGCTGGGCGGTGGATATGCCGTTTGGCCGCGCGGTCTACTATGGGGTATTTCATGCGGTGTCGATGTTCAATAACGCCGGATTCGATCTGTTCGGCGGGCATGATCATAGCTTTATCAGCTATGTCGGAGACCCTGTCATTAACCTGGTCGTTATGTTCCTGATCATCTCCGGGGGAATCGGCTTCATCGTCATCTCCGATCTGGCCGACTTCCGCCGCACCCGGCGGCTGTCGCTGCACAGCAAGGTGGTGCTGTCGATGACAGCCGGACTGATTGTGACCGGAATGGTGGTCATCTTCATCTTCGAGTTCACTAATTCGCGGACCCTGGGACCGCTGAACCTCGGGAGCAAGCTATGGGCCTCCCTGTTCCAATCGGTTGCACCGCGTACGGCGGGAGCTAACACACTGGATATCACGGGGCTGCGTCAAGCCACTCAGTTCTTCATCGTGATTCTGATGTTCATCGGGGCTTCCCCGGGCTCTACCGGCGGCGGCATCAAAACCACGACCTTCACGCTGATGATCGGAGCTGTAATCTCCATGCTGCGCGGCCGCGAAGACATCGTGCTCTTCCATTACCGGCTGGCTCAGGAGCGCGTGTTCAAGGCACTGACCATTACGCTGCTGGCGCTGCTGCTGATCGTTACGGTCTCGATGATGCTCTCAACCACAGAGGGGCTGCCATATCTGATGATTCTGTTCGAGACAATCTCAGCGTTTGCCAATGTCGGACTGAGTCTGGGATTGACCCCGGAGCTGACGCAGGTCGGCAAGATTCTGATCTGCCTGACGATGTTCGCCGGACGGCTGGGACTGCTGACGCTGGCGTATGCGCTCGGTCCGAGACAGGGGAAACTATTATATAAATATCCGGAAGGCAAAATGATAATTGGATAG
- a CDS encoding GntR family transcriptional regulator produces MDSTFELLPEHFLINPSLPIYEQFVGAIRERIVSGIIPPGSRLPSVRDLAAGRGVNPTTAARTYQELERMGLIVTYRGQGTFVTREESVIKDARRAIIRQAVQQFKDIAAALGLTAEQMLQFDEED; encoded by the coding sequence GTGGATTCTACCTTTGAGCTATTACCGGAACACTTCCTGATTAATCCGTCACTTCCGATCTATGAACAGTTTGTTGGCGCTATCCGGGAACGGATTGTTAGCGGTATCATTCCACCGGGATCACGTTTACCCTCTGTCAGGGACCTGGCAGCAGGCAGAGGCGTCAATCCCACCACTGCCGCCCGGACGTACCAGGAGCTGGAGCGGATGGGGCTGATTGTGACCTACCGTGGTCAGGGAACCTTTGTCACCCGGGAAGAAAGTGTCATTAAGGACGCACGCAGGGCAATCATCCGGCAGGCTGTACAGCAGTTCAAGGACATTGCCGCTGCGCTTGGGCTTACCGCAGAGCAAATGCTGCAATTCGATGAGGAGGATTGA
- a CDS encoding ABC transporter ATP-binding protein, translating into MMNMNRPAQETPAAPAAVECQDLRLEIKNRVILDGISFHIPQGSITGLLGPNGAGKSSLLRIISGLIPAGSGTVSINGRPAGVERLGELSMLPDRSSLPGWLTVQEWLGFAAGIYPDWDSSKAAELLLSLSVTPDSLISTMSRGEEARLQLLTCLSRQAALIILDEPFTGVDLISREVIASAVVGEMAGGCRTFLIATHDIREMELLFDRLILIGGGRIQGIDDVDQLRHSGYSVESRYREVFA; encoded by the coding sequence ATGATGAATATGAATAGACCGGCACAAGAGACACCCGCCGCTCCCGCTGCGGTAGAGTGCCAAGATTTACGGTTAGAGATTAAGAACCGGGTGATCCTGGACGGCATTAGCTTCCACATTCCCCAGGGCAGTATCACCGGCCTGCTTGGACCTAACGGTGCAGGCAAGTCCTCCCTGCTGCGGATTATATCCGGTCTGATCCCCGCAGGGTCCGGCACGGTCAGCATTAACGGAAGACCCGCTGGTGTTGAGCGGCTCGGAGAGCTCTCCATGCTTCCTGACCGCAGCAGTCTGCCCGGCTGGCTGACCGTGCAGGAATGGCTGGGCTTCGCCGCAGGCATCTACCCGGACTGGGACAGCAGCAAGGCCGCAGAGCTGCTACTCAGCCTATCCGTCACACCGGACTCACTAATCTCCACCATGTCCCGCGGCGAGGAAGCCCGCCTGCAGCTCTTAACCTGCCTCTCGCGTCAGGCAGCGCTAATTATTCTGGATGAGCCGTTCACCGGTGTGGATCTGATCTCCAGAGAAGTGATTGCCTCTGCTGTGGTAGGGGAGATGGCAGGCGGCTGCCGGACCTTCCTAATTGCCACCCATGATATCCGGGAAATGGAGCTTCTCTTTGACCGGCTGATTCTGATCGGCGGCGGTCGGATTCAGGGAATTGATGATGTGGATCAGCTGCGGCACTCCGGCTATTCTGTGGAGTCACGCTACCGGGAAGTGTTCGCATGA
- a CDS encoding CPBP family intramembrane glutamic endopeptidase: protein MNPVGQPLHQRPLTTKLILAGILGLVLFVMFQIAPQLLSGSGGDTALLSKSEIREKAAAFAAGQLGHEAGGQDEWVILYKTDSSFYGYMSREKLLPDYSKNKLDQRYPFDVYHAVLYTSGEAAARLAVDLNMYTGEPVAFAIGADADAAAGQNYGERPAATTKRTSTANPVSSIPDLSLEAKESLARPWLKLWGANPSKLKIEANAGGYGLVYSDSSVTIGELPLKYQFNYLNGEVSYFRAGFSAPAWHDTYVDGQTSLAKKLTLFGYGLPTLLLGILAMIYGILRRKHTSWKRGIFLSSVHFLIMMVSSYNIVSESGSGSAEARVTAVVMFIIYVLYSLLMSLLLYFSLVGGDGLWRSEEKLNPWPRASEPGYGHYVLKSIQAGYIWAFILLGVQTVMFIILSYTLDNWSTTDASQSPYNMKYAWLLPIVAWLAGLSEEAVYRLFGIRMLKKLVKNTLIASLITTLIWALGHTLYPIYPVISRPIELTVIGLLFSYIFIRYGFIAVMFSHVVFDSILMGATLIFMKDTVNIGAGIVTIVLPFIVGYLVYRFNPPREPELEKPVRLQ from the coding sequence ATGAATCCCGTCGGCCAGCCCCTGCATCAGCGGCCCCTTACTACCAAACTTATCCTTGCTGGAATTCTCGGACTGGTTCTATTTGTCATGTTCCAGATCGCTCCCCAGCTCCTCTCCGGCTCAGGCGGGGATACAGCCCTTCTCAGCAAAAGCGAAATCCGGGAGAAGGCCGCCGCATTCGCCGCTGGGCAGCTCGGACACGAAGCCGGAGGCCAGGATGAATGGGTCATTCTGTACAAAACGGACTCTTCCTTCTACGGCTATATGTCCCGCGAGAAGCTGCTCCCGGACTATTCTAAGAATAAGCTGGATCAGCGCTATCCGTTCGATGTCTACCATGCGGTGCTCTATACGTCCGGAGAGGCGGCAGCCCGGCTGGCAGTCGATCTCAATATGTATACCGGCGAGCCTGTGGCTTTTGCTATTGGCGCCGATGCCGATGCTGCGGCCGGACAGAATTACGGTGAGCGGCCTGCGGCAACAACCAAACGTACCAGTACAGCCAATCCTGTAAGCAGCATACCGGACCTGAGCCTGGAGGCAAAAGAAAGCCTCGCCCGCCCCTGGCTGAAGCTATGGGGGGCCAATCCCTCCAAGCTGAAGATTGAGGCTAACGCCGGTGGCTACGGGCTTGTCTATTCCGACAGCTCCGTCACCATAGGCGAATTACCGCTTAAGTATCAATTCAATTATCTGAACGGCGAGGTCTCTTATTTCCGAGCCGGATTCTCGGCTCCCGCCTGGCATGATACTTATGTGGACGGACAGACCTCACTTGCCAAGAAGCTCACCTTGTTCGGATACGGTCTGCCTACCCTGCTGCTGGGTATCCTGGCGATGATCTACGGCATTCTGCGCAGGAAGCATACTTCATGGAAGCGCGGAATTTTCCTGAGCTCCGTCCATTTCCTGATCATGATGGTCAGCAGCTACAATATAGTGTCCGAATCTGGCAGCGGCAGCGCTGAGGCAAGAGTTACAGCAGTAGTCATGTTCATCATCTACGTTCTGTACAGTCTGCTGATGTCGCTCCTGCTCTACTTCTCCCTGGTCGGAGGGGACGGCTTGTGGCGCTCCGAGGAGAAGCTGAATCCTTGGCCCCGGGCCTCCGAGCCCGGCTACGGCCACTATGTACTGAAGAGTATTCAGGCTGGTTATATCTGGGCCTTCATCCTGCTTGGCGTGCAGACCGTCATGTTCATTATTCTGTCCTATACGCTAGATAACTGGTCGACCACAGATGCCAGCCAGTCGCCTTACAATATGAAATATGCCTGGCTGCTGCCTATTGTAGCCTGGCTTGCCGGCCTCTCGGAGGAGGCGGTCTACCGTCTGTTCGGTATCCGCATGCTGAAAAAGCTGGTCAAGAATACGCTCATCGCTTCACTGATTACAACACTGATCTGGGCGCTCGGGCATACGCTGTACCCGATCTATCCGGTCATCTCGCGTCCGATTGAGCTGACGGTGATCGGTCTCCTGTTCAGCTATATTTTCATCCGGTACGGGTTCATCGCAGTGATGTTCAGCCATGTGGTATTCGACAGCATCCTGATGGGGGCTACGCTGATCTTCATGAAGGATACAGTGAATATCGGAGCAGGTATCGTCACGATTGTTCTACCGTTCATCGTAGGTTACCTGGTCTACCGCTTCAACCCTCCACGGGAGCCGGAGCTGGAAAAGCCGGTTCGTCTTCAATAA